Proteins from one Impatiens glandulifera chromosome 2, dImpGla2.1, whole genome shotgun sequence genomic window:
- the LOC124927615 gene encoding heavy metal-associated isoprenylated plant protein 39-like, with product MRSLRNSPPVPLSSIYDSVSQKIVMKVMAMTDDKTKKKTIEAAADILGVDSMAVDMNEQTLTVIGEMDTVAVVKKVKKSVGHVEILFLGSV from the exons ATGCGATCTCTTAGGAATTCTCCTCCAGTACCTCTTTCTTCTATCTACGACTCAGTCTCTCAG AAAATAGTGATGAAAGTCATGGCCATGACTGATGACAAGACCAAGAAGAAAACCATAGAAGCTGCTGCTGATATTCTTG GAGTAGATTCAATGGCCGTTGATATGAATGAGCAAACATTGACAGTGATCGGAGAGATGGACACAGTGGCTGTCGTTAAGAAAGTGAAGAAATCGGTGGGGCACGTTGAAATTTTGTTCCTCGGGTCAGTCTAA